Genomic segment of Carassius auratus strain Wakin unplaced genomic scaffold, ASM336829v1 scaf_tig00018063, whole genome shotgun sequence:
TTGAACTATAATGTTCTTTAGATTTACTCACCGCTCTGTGGGTTAAAGATGGATAGCTGATCTTTGGCCCAATTAAACACATCATCTGCTTTTATGGTTATCTCTGCAAATCTTTCTTTGTATCTCCTTTGATTTGGTCATTCATTAATTTGATTGTGCTTAAGCTTGTGCACAAGTGTCACTAGCATGACTGGACACATTAAGTAGGAGGACTCTGGAATAGTAACCCAGAGATAATAGAGGGAAAATTCACTTACAGACAGCATACTTATGACATACGTTAATTTATAGGTCAGGTTGACGGGCTGCTACTTAATACCAAACTGTAGACATCCCCAAACACTGGACGGGACTCTGAAACAGCTATAATGGTGAAATTTTCCTCTACTTAATGGACACTGATAAAAGTTGttgataaacaaaccaaaaaaagaaTTTGAGATGTTTTCTCTTTCCCTTTTGTTCCTGAGTAGAATGCCATTGCAGACATTATTTGAGAAGACTGTCGCTGTGCTGTTATTACTCAGCTATAAGAGCAGAGTACTACTTTCCCACACCATTAAATGAGTCTCATGCCTCTCAAAGATGAGTTTACAGCCAAAATGGAATGGGAAACTATGAAAAGCAGCAACAGAatagcatttattagaaataaacttAAACTTCATGTCAACATCCCTCATACGTCACATTATATAACAAACATGTTTATTTAAagatcatatattatatatatatatatatatatatatatatatatatatatatatatatatatatatatatatatatatatttacaaactgAACTCTAACTTAGGCGTTTATACATTTGACAATAGCAATATTTAATAACTtgaatgtataaatacataatatataagaCATTCAATATTggtaaaatgcaattaatttcttTCACAGAATAAACTGCAACCAGTAGCATTCATCAATGACGAGACATGTCTTGTAAAGACAAAAAAGGCAAGAAAGTATCATGCAATTCATAATTCAATCAAAGGATTTAGCTCTGGCTTTGAGGAATGTGACTTTGAGGTTGTCGTTCAGCCAGTAAACACCTTTGAACATCTGCAAAACAACATCTAAATTATTCTTCAGCCAAAAACTACTGGACACACAACATGTGAAGGCAGTCTCAACTGAGAATATATATGCAGTTGAATGTGACACCCAGAGTTTATCGTTTGGCAGCAGGgcttttttgtgtttgtatttcccATAAAACATTGTCTTCTTCATTTACACCATGACCATTGCCAGTAAACTTAGTTCTACAATCAGTTTTGTCAACTCACAAGATTGACAAGCAGTATATGAGTAGAAAAGGTCAAAAGAGGAGTTCTGTTTCGTGGTAAAAATAGCTATGTTCACGTGATAAATATGATTGTTCACAACTCATTTCATTTCCCTGTTTTTTCTCCAAGGCACTTTTCCTTGGTTCTCTTTAGTTCTTCAGGTCTGTTGAAATATGTAAAAGGAAACAATGATTGACATGGAGCAAAAAAATGACTTCAACACAATATGTCTTAATAAAACCCTGCtggtaaaatatatgaaatagatACTAGAAATACATGCTGGAGGACTGATGTATGGAAAAATAATAGGGGGCATTAGAAAGTGCTGatgttatgtatttgtttgtttgtttaataaaaatatgtattattatccTCCTAGATATCTCCGGTTTTATGACTGCAcaccttaaaaataataataataataattaaatgtctaTTTAAAAATACTACCAACTGTTATTATTTTAGAATACAAAGCAATTATAAATCAAGGTAAAAGCTATAATTAGTTTTTACAAGAAACAGGATAAAAAGATCTCAAATAAATTGTGTGATTATATAGTTTATGCTTAACTTAATGATTAGTTTAGTTTATAGTTAAATCAGCACGGACGAGAAAATTGTGCAAGACAGATGGTGAAAGGACTGAGGGTTTAAAGTTAAGCTGAGAACTAAAGCAGTGTCATAAAGAAAAGGGCCGTTGTACATAAGTGTGGCTCTTAACTTCAAGTAGTTAACATGCTTTATGCAGTCAATTGAGAATGTAATACCAGATTATATTCATGTACTTTGTGCCACAGTTTGACCTGTTTTTGCTTTTCTTATGTGTTTTTGTTCAATTAGAGGAACATTGCAGTGTTTAACCCActtagttttatttgtatttatgtctATTTCTATCAGCCAGTCAACTCACAGAGCACATTCTGAGAACATCTGCACTAGAAACTCCATCAGAACAGCCTTTTAGCTAAAACGTGAAAACCCTTTCATTCCAGTCAGGTGAAGTAATAGCTAATCTGTGTACTCCGTAATATTAGAAAGGTCATAAAACAGTTAGGTGTAATATTTCTCATGTAGAGTTACGTTTAATACGTCTGTACGTggaattcagtgtgtgtgtgtaaccagaAACTGTCTATCAAGTTCTTTTTTTAGAATGTAGTAGCGAGAACAGTGGGATGATTGTGTCCTTGAAAATAAAATCCAGACATTTGATCACTTAGTGTGTGTTCTGGGCAAATATTTCCACAACAAACATTTTAGCAGTAATATATCACACAGCAGACATGTTTTCTATTAAATCTGTGTATACATTAACTATTCACCTGCAGCATCTATCCCTCTGAGCACCGCTGAGTCTCTGCTAGTCTTGTAAGAAGCCGAGCACATCTTTTATAATCTAGAAAAGGACAAAACAGATTTAAGACATGTACCTTAGAAAATCATAGTCAACATAGTGTGAAACCATCAAAACATGTGCATGCTTAGTCATTCACCTGAATACTTGGCAAAACAGTTCAGATcaatcattaaaattaaacatttctcacACTCCCATAGCTAATGGTATTCAATGAGGTGGCACTTACAGGCTGGTATTGTGCAGTCCCTGGAATTATGGTACAGTTTGTAAAAGTGTTTACTGCATTTGGGACTGAAATAAAGTGGCCCttcaaatatacaaaaacagATATTAAATTGCTGACAGTTCACAAACATAATGAAGCAAGTGCACAGAGAACCTGCTTGCTCAcctgttaaatgttttaaaaacttcTCCTTCTGTCGAAGGTCTCTCGGAAAGACCTCTGTTAAAATGGAGAAATTCCTCCGGTTGTTAATTGTTATTAAGACACAACCGATCAAATAACCACTACTGTATTCCTACAAGTATGGAACAGTTCTCATTATAACATTTTGTCAGTGAGTGAATGTGGTGATGCTTACCAAGAATGCGTTCATGCTGAATTGcctttgtaactttaataatgtCTTTTGTTTTTGCCGACTTCTCAACGATCTCGAGGGGATGCTGTGTGTTTCCCTCACTGTGATGCTCCTGTGctagtctctctctgtctcttaggAGGTCCAGCAGACTGGTGCCGTCCCTGTCTCTTGGTCTGCAGAAGCCGGTGGTGAGGATCAGCAAAAGGAGACCTATGAAGACAGGTGTGCGTACTGCACTCATGCTGAAATGTGAGCAGAGAAAGCCCCTCAGCCCAGCGTCCAGTCGTATAGCCCTGCAAACACACGATCATTTTAGTACCCTGGCACTTATACTCGATTCATATAAATCTGTGTAAAATATTCCATGAATATGTAGTTGAAACATaatttctaaaaacatttaaagctgtttggttaaaatgtatatgactgtacactaaatacatttttgcaattgttgtattatattatattctataatattctattatattattttttatacaaatataatttaatttaacttaaaaaatgtttttataaagtctTACATTAAACAGATTATTTGGAGTACGTAAaaacaactaatatatatatatatatatatatatatatatatatatatatatatatatatatatatatatatatatatatatatatactgtatatatttacaaaCTGAACTCtaattttttactaaaaaaatttaatccaaTGCGTTTAATTCAATATGTTACATGCTTGTGAAAAAGGTCGTAAAAGCTGCatgaataataattgtaaaataattagcaaaaagctgtttttaattagttttaggtGATGTACAGCAGGATGTCAACTTCCCACAAGTATTGTTTTATGTCAACTACATCCTGACGAACACTTAAGGTGtgctaataattaaataacatccAGCTAAAATAAGCAAGCACAGTATATTGCGCATTATTATTTCTCTCctcttaatattaaaatgtaatttgcaacAAATTAACGTGAAAGTTTCCGATTCACTTAAAAACAAGTAAATGTAGCTTCAGGCACTGTCCGATATCTCTAAGCGATCACACCATCACACAGATCTACGCAAGATTCCCAAGTTTTCTCCACTTTTACGCACGAACGCTTCTGCGCAAAGACCCTTTGGAAACAAGTGTTTGTTTGAAAAAGTAACAAATTACCTGTTTTTCTTCgatgcagatttaatttacaCTTGTTTCACAGCCTTGTCGCCTGTTTAAAGATTAATAAAGTTAACGCAAAGCACATCAAATAGACTCCGCTGGCGTCGCCTCTCCAAAGGTACTTCCACAGGCTCTAGCGCACCATGACACAAGGACAGCGAGTCTCTTTTATATGTTTAAAGACAGCCGTGGTCATCTGTTGATCGTGTTGACTCGAAGTGGGTGGAAATTGACGAAACTCcgcagttttttatttatttatttccccccTCCGGTGCGTAAATTTGCTTCAGATCATCCGGCATGGGTTCCTGAGTTTTTAGTGTCAGTTGCAGACGTAAGGAGCTGTCCCATGTGGATTACCCCGGCATGTCTTTAATTAGAAACGCGTTAAGAGCACtccttaaaaaatgcattttaattttgttggATCACTGTCTCGTAACGCGCATCTTCCGGTGGTCCAATTTGGCACGAGTGGAAAGATTCTCACCAGAAGTGTTTTCTCTGTCCCAATGGCTCTTTGTACCTTCTTATGAAGTACTACGTGCGACTTCCTTTATTTTAAAGTTTCCACAAAGAGGATGATACAGATTTGTATTTCAGCCCAAAATATAATCAGAAACCATCACGGTAAGAGCTGGAGTGGGAAGGCAGAAAATCCTGGAGACTATCCACAGCAGCGTCTATGAGAAGACTGAGGCCTTCTCTAACTAACATTGGTTTCGTTCTCAATCTCGACATTATACCACTCCctttgagtaaaaaaaagaaaagaaaaatcactcatATTTCATTCCCCTCCTCTTTGGCTGTTGTACACCATTCTGCCGCGCGCTTCCATGTCCATAGCTAATGATAATCGGGATTATATGGGAACTATTATTAATCATATTGCATGGATTTATCTGGGATAACGTGATGCGGTGTCGAGGCACAGCTCAACAGTGCCACACAGTGAATAAGTAAGTTTGATGATGAGTGTTATGATATGTCCACAGGGTACATTatagagataaaaaaataaaaataagtaaatgaaaattctgtcatcatttaatcacactGTTGTAGTTAAACCtatattactttctttcttctgtggaagaaaaaagaagataaatCAAGTAGTGTTTccctttttatattcatatatatacttttttctttctatactattgttttcacacacacacacacacacacacacacacacacacacacacacacacacacacacacacacacacacacacacatatatatatatatatatatatatatatatatatatatatatatatatatatatatatatatatatactgtattcttCTGGCCCTCATTGACAAAAAcagattttatatattaaaaaacaagaaagaaaatccTACAAATTGCAACAACGTGAACAAGAAACACACTAAACTTGAAATCTTAACTTTATGATAAATAGCTTATGATGTTCCTCATTTattagtcactttggataaaatcatctgctaaattaataaatgtaaaaaaaaaaaatttttcataaatattttaattaaatgctagAAGTTTCAAAGTGACAGCGTGCAGCTATGAGTTCAGTGCAATAAAAACTCCTAAAAAATGAGTAGAAATTATTGTTACAGGATAACTGAATGTAGGGAAAAATACCTAAAGTTGTAAAATCACACCAATGGTCCCACAATTGCTCCTGTTTTGTgccaaataaataatgcattgttgtatttttaatagCTCACTTTCCTTTTCCTTTATCACTCACAGCCCCGGTATCATTCTTTCAGTCCTACAGTCTCTATCCCCACCCCTCCCCCCCCACCCCATTAGCCATACTGTACTTGTAAATGAAATGTTCCTGCCTCCCTTATTTTATCATCTGTGGTTAAAGCATTCTTCAAAGCTGCCCCTAGTTATAAGTGACTTACAAAACTTGAAAAAATGCTGCACATGAGCGGGTACAACCAAGATAAAAACACAAGTAGGGGCAAGTTGTTGTAACTAATGAATATCCCAGAGACCTTGAAACCACAAGATTTGACTCATATCTGTTGCgtaggtattattattatttttttttagttttcttaaaccaaacattttttaCTCAATCCTATGGTGGCCGAGATAGCTCAACGCGAtgcaacttcagaaaacacattcagatattaaaagcaccagcaaatcaaGGAAACATCTTCCTAAGTTTGACAGCAggtgctgcaaatgctcacaatgcaaacaaataaataattttatttgctgcatgtttctttgtttggttgtgttgtgagaatttgcagtgcgtttctttatttttggctgcatttgcagcgtgttttgtcaaattgatgaagctggggttttttttatttgcaggtGCTTTTTTTATGTGCAGtgtgtttctttatttggttgtgttgtgaacaTTTGCAGcatgtgttgtcaaattgatgaagttgttttcttaatttgcaggtgttttttttttttttttttttgccaccatACAATCCCTTTCCAAACATTGTAATTATTCCAAAACAGACTCAATTGTTTTGaaaactttttaatgtttatctaGAGTGTATACTGTACGAGGTTACTGGGGCTTGTTGTCATGTTTTATCACTTTTTGAATATGCATCATACATTCAAAGACGTGTTATcagaatatattattagaatGCTAATTGTGCAACAAGTATGTGGTTAAATTTTGTAACTTTATTGAATTAAATCAAAGCAAGAGAATTAAGTCGTAAGCCTACTTTACGCAGCACATGCATGACACATGTTCCCTATCGACACTTCACTTGTACTGCATCTGCTAAGATGCTATGGGGAAAGCTCCTTTTTCTCCAGTgactgaatcttttttaataacgCAGTgtaactgcacagccattggttTGCGAACAAATTAAAAACTAACCAATGGCTCGGTAGCCAAGCTGCATGAGCCTATGGCAATGAAGCCCTCTAATATTGGCAGGGCcatctggctatataagcagACATGTCGCCATAGGATTCTCAGATTTCTTCTTCAGCGATGGCGACAATCTTTGCTGAGACTAAGGGACTTGAAGCTTCACTGTTGAAATGCCTCACAGCAGATCAAGACCTCTCTGCTCGGCCGATCTCGCCGCTTCTCACAGCTGCCTAACAGCTCATCCCTAACCCAGCGTGCCTTGCTCTCTCCTCAGAGAGAGGCTTCCCCCATCCTCTTCTCCCAGCCAGACCAACATCCCTCTGCGGCCACGAACAGTCTGGTCTCGTTTGGTAGGAGTGTGTGTGACGCACTTGACAACAGAGCAAGGACGACTACACATCAACTGCCTCAACAGTAGTGCCCTACATAAATTGCCAGGAAGGACTCTCCTCGAGCTGTCTCTTTACTCTAGTAGAGCTACTCCTAGAATGGGCTCAGCTCAACAAGCCTTTGCAAGACATGCTGTCAACATCCTCTTTTACGGATTTCCCCTGATCGCCCTGATCCCACAGGTAATCAGGTGAATCAGGGAGCAATGGCACAGGGTTCTGTTGGTAGCCCCACTCTGGAAGAACCAACACCAGTTGGTGGGCAGGAACAACCTGGTTGTTCGCATCTTGAAGGGGTCTAGGAGGCTTAACCTGCCTCGCCCCGCCACAGTCCCTACATGGgatctgtccatggtgctgaGGGCTCTTAGGAGCTCTCCCTTTGAGCCACTACAATCCACTGACTTTTGTTCCCTGATGCTAAAACCATTCTGCTACTGGCGTTAGCATTGGTAAAGTGAATGGGAGATCTGCAGGTGCTTTCTGTGAGCCCCGCTTGCCTGGATTTTTAAGGTCATCCTAAAACCAAGGTTCAGGTACAGACACATTGTACATACCATCTCCACCCTCTTCAGAGCACAGGTTATAACTCTATCGGTACGTCCCCCCTTGGAGGAAGACCAGGAGTTAAAACTACTCTGCCCAGTCAGTGCGTTGAGAAACTATATATAGTGTTTCGCCTCAATCAGGCAGTCGGATCAACTCTTTATATTCTTTGGTGGCCAAACCAGAGTGCTTCCAGTCACTAAGCAGATACTCTCTAAATCTGTTGTTTGCGCTAGCTTACTACTCCTTGTGCCTACACTGCCCCATGGGAGTAAGAGCCCATTCCACTAGAGGCATGGCCTCGTCTTGGACTTGGTCTAGTGGTGTGTCTATTGCAGAAATTATGTAGCCATATGGCCCCGTCCATATTGGTGGGCTCTGGTGGGCTTCATCACCATAGGCCATTGTGTAGTTTTTAATTTACTGCATGAACCAATGGccatgcatttacactgcattaTTGAAAAAGCTACAGTCATCGGCGAAAAAGGAGTTTTCCCCATATAGTCTTAGCAGACGCAGTACTCATTCCCGTTtctcagggaactgaggttacatttgtaaccgaATACGTTTTTACATTTACCTAGAGCTTATAGGGAAggcatcacttttttttctttggtaggTCTTACCAATTCTACCCAAGAAAACAACCTGCCCCGGTAACAGCCTATGGTATTTGTCACAGTGGGAACCTGCCATTGAATAGCATATTATAGACTATTTACAGGTTGTCAGTTCAGTTTAAACAATAATCCAATTCTAAACCTCAAAATTATTCAGTATATAGTTCCCATCCCGATTCCCAATATAAACAAGAACTCAGTTCaatctttaatttaaaatcatgTATGTGTATTGCCCCCTATAGGTCTTGTAAGATAAACAGTAAGATATAAAATTTTACCACACACAACCACAAATCTAGAAGAAAATCTGAATTCAGTGAACAAAAATGTCCCTTCCCACTCAGTTACTATAAGCATAATTTAGCTGTTTTGTAGCATTTGTTGAATATGCAATGCAACACACATTCAATGAAATATTATCCAACTATATACTATGAAAATGGCAACTGTGCTACAATTATGTGCTCAAACATTCTCATTCTAAACCAGATCTTATATGCAAGAGAATTAAGTAGGTCTATTTTATGCAGCACATGCTTGACACAGCACAAACAGTGACACTAAGCCTGCACGTGTGGCCTTTATCTCCTCCCTGCCTCCCTGCAGACCAATCTGTCATCAGACTCTTTCACTTTCGGTCAACAGATCCTGCTCTCATCCACTAGAACTAGCTGCAGTGATCCTTTCATTTACTATAACATATGAAGTGCTTCAGATCAGTCATAATTCAGTGCTTGCTATAACACAAGTCATGCCGACCTGTATCCAAATATGCAGTGTACAGTTCAGCCTACACATTCAGCCACTGATCCTAAAATCCTCCTTAATCTTGGCTCATGCCAGTTCCCTGTCCACAGCCTTAATCCCTGTTGACCTCTTTGCCATATTTGATATCATTGACAACTTTGCAAAACAGCAGTTTTGCTATGTTTGTATGATTAGTCTCATTTGTTCATTGTCACATCAGCATCATATGTTTGGTTTTGACTGAGAGCCAAAGCAGCTGTCCATACACAGCCATACCTGATGATTCCAGTTTTTCCAGGCGTTCTGAGACTTGTTTATAGCAGAAAGTTTGTCGGgagatttttacagtttaaaaccgCTGAGTCAGTGAGCTTGGTTAGATAACTGATGTATGTCTAGTGCTATGCTATTAAAGATTGTCACTAACTTTTCTGCTCAAGTCTGTAGTAGATTAAATGTCAAGTAATTTCTAGCACTAaagttaattgtataatttaattgATTCTCCCTATTATactctactgttcaaaggtttgaggttgtttaagattttttaaaatgttttaaatgtgaaatctcttatgctgcattaatttgatcaaaaataaattaaaactaatattgtgaaatattactacaattgaAATGTTTTCTACTGTAAGTTGCTGTATGTTTTCATATAGTTTATAATTTCCTTGTTTTATCTCAAAACAATCTGATTCCATGGTATGAGGAACCTGAACTCATGAATGCAGTGAAATGAAATGTTTGTCGTGTTTGTCTTGGGAAATAGATGTGTGAACATGTCTCATATACCCAGCAAAACTATTATCCCCTCTCTGGATGCGTGTATGTGGTTTGTCGTCTGTAACCTTAGAGACCAAGCAAGCAGAGACACTTCTGAAATGACTCATTCAAGAGCAGAATGCATGTAAGCAGATttaatcttaaaggaatagtgcatccaaaatatatatttggtcaTTATTTTCTcgccattttatcattttatcgtGCTGTTATTCTTTTGGAGAATGGAAAATGCATCTCATTTCCATACAATGATAAACTGTCAATTTTTTGCAGCAATTTTTTGCAACTTAATAGCATTTGTTAAATGGAAACGAGCTGCATTACGATTCTTTAAAGTTCCTTTTCTGTTTTGCAaggataaaacaaataaaataaaaatggtttgtaacaacatgagggtgagtaaagaattttagtttttgggtgaaAAATTACTTTAATCATTGGCTTTGTCTTGCAAACTGCGACAGCTATAGAGATTCACTGTGGTGTTGATGGAATAAACCTTTTCTATGTTGAGCCTTGGGAACAATCTTCAGAGTGAATGCCTCTGTGACGGAGGAAGGATTGAGCGGTTTGAAGAAAAAGTATGTGGTTATTGTTTATATAGGATtacaaatgaatacattttttatacccATCTATCTTTTCTGAAAGCTCATAGTCCTTTGTGAAATCCTTAGTAAAACATGACTTTACTTGAAGAGTAATTTCACTGAATCTTCAGACAACATAAGCTCTCGATTTGACACCACAGTGGAAAAAGATTTACCATTGCTTGAGGGCTTATACCACATAAATGACTTTCTACAAGTGTGGCATACTGTAAAAGAGGCTTTTTATATAAAACTCAACAAtgacaatttataaaaaatgtcctGAATTTTCACATTTTTCGTTTTGGTTTTAGTTACTTAAGATTATATTACGATAATAGAGACTCCACACCATTTTGTCAAGCTGTCTTTGTGTGCATTTtgtcaatacaaaaaaaaaaaatgaatatatatctGATGGCACATTCATTtctgaaatgtattaattttatttagctAATTTACTCATCTTATCATATAAGTCAAAACCACTGTGTGATTTTTAGATTCATTTTGCAGTTTACTTCAAAGTACTTTCAAAGATCACACTGTTACTTTGTCATCTGTTAATATTTCTCTTTGATGTTTAAGTTTGACGTCCTAAATAAAAGAGGGAATTCCTTTTGATCATTTATAAATGATGGTTTATGTAGTGAGAGACTGAGCTCCAGTCTGATGGGATAGCCTTATGAGGCTAAATAGTAAAGCAACTGAGCAATTTACCATCCACAGCACCTGGCAAACATGAATCAAAAAGAGTGCATCCTACCTTCATCAGACCGGGTGGTAAATTATCTGCTATACATCCTCACGATATACactctgtaaaaacaaaaacataaagtgTACATTCATGGAAATTTAATTCAAGAAACATTATGGCGATGAAAAAACGCTTCAGTTTGTATTGCACATAAATATTACTCTTCTTTTCTATTAATTTCTATACAagcaggtcaaaaaaaaaaaaaaaaaaaactctggaaGTGACAACCTGTTGCTAAGGATTTTTACATCTTACAAGGTTTTTGACTGATTTACAATGACAGTATTTGCCATTAATGTTATTAGACACTCTTTGCCTTGCCAAAAGCTGTAATGATAACTAACAGACAGACATTTTTCTGACACttttgtaacctttttttttatattttgagctGAGATTATTTAAGATACATAATGCAAACATAATGTTGGCAGGTGTTAAATCACTTCTTGAAGAATCACACGTACATGAGAATGTggagtcaaaattattttgattGCAGGTGTCTGGAGCGAGACTCCAGATCTCTGAATTCCATCCCCGTCACTGTTGAGTTAACACATTATCATGTCTTTGTGATGTGATGAACTCATGTAAATATTTGACACATGCTGTGGTTGGAGTTTCCAAAGAGAAATCCATTACTATACACTTTCTTTTGTACTGCTACTGCGTTTCACTTTTAAAAGTTCCAAACTAATCACAGCTTGAGAAATTTCTAAATTCTTTATGAAAAATCATGTAATTTGTATTTcaatcaaaacaaacacaaagcaaACTGTAGTTTTAAGTATTTCAAaacataagctttttt
This window contains:
- the LOC113075939 gene encoding ALK and LTK ligand 2-like gives rise to the protein MSAVRTPVFIGLLLLILTTGFCRPRDRDGTSLLDLLRDRERLAQEHHSEGNTQHPLEIVEKSAKTKDIIKVTKAIQHERILEVFPRDLRQKEKFLKHLTGPLYFSPKCSKHFYKLYHNSRDCTIPAYYKRCARLLTRLAETQRCSEG